A stretch of Pseudomonas sp. CCC3.1 DNA encodes these proteins:
- a CDS encoding D-glycerate dehydrogenase → MKKHVVLYKALSAPLMQRLEEHAHVTLIERLDAQGLEQLRAALPQAQGLLGASLKLDAQLLDLAPNLEAVASVSVGVDNYDIDYLTKRKIMLTNTPDVLTETTADTGFALILASARRVVELANRVRNGQWQKNIGPEHFGTDVHGKTLGIIGMGRIGEALAQRGHFGFGMPVIYHSNSPKPAVEARFNAHYRSLNDLLKEADFICLTLPLTAQTEGLIGAEQFALMRPESIFINISRGKVVDEAALIKALEQGQIRGAGLDVFEREPLDVNSPLTQLDNVVATPHIGSATFETREAMARCAVDNLLAALSGKRPANLVN, encoded by the coding sequence TTGAAAAAACATGTCGTGCTGTACAAAGCACTATCTGCCCCACTGATGCAGCGCCTTGAAGAACACGCGCACGTCACACTGATCGAGCGTCTGGACGCACAAGGGCTGGAGCAATTGCGTGCCGCCCTGCCCCAGGCTCAGGGATTATTGGGTGCGAGCCTGAAACTGGATGCCCAGCTACTGGACCTGGCACCCAACCTGGAAGCGGTGGCCAGCGTATCGGTGGGGGTTGATAACTACGACATCGACTACCTGACCAAACGCAAGATCATGCTCACCAATACCCCTGACGTGCTCACTGAAACCACTGCAGATACTGGGTTTGCGTTGATTCTGGCCAGCGCTCGACGCGTGGTGGAGTTAGCCAATCGAGTACGTAATGGCCAATGGCAAAAAAACATCGGCCCCGAGCATTTCGGCACCGACGTGCATGGCAAAACCCTGGGCATCATCGGCATGGGCCGTATCGGCGAAGCCTTGGCCCAGCGCGGGCATTTTGGTTTCGGGATGCCAGTGATCTACCACAGCAACTCGCCAAAGCCCGCGGTCGAAGCGCGCTTCAACGCGCACTACCGCAGCTTGAACGACCTGCTGAAAGAGGCTGACTTTATCTGCCTGACCCTGCCCTTGACTGCGCAAACAGAGGGCTTGATCGGTGCAGAGCAATTTGCGCTGATGCGCCCTGAGAGCATTTTTATCAATATTTCACGGGGCAAGGTGGTGGACGAAGCCGCGTTGATTAAGGCCTTGGAGCAAGGACAGATTCGCGGCGCCGGGCTCGATGTGTTCGAGCGCGAGCCGCTGGATGTGAACTCGCCGCTGACGCAACTGGATAACGTAGTGGCCACACCGCATATCGGCTCGGCCACCTTTGAAACCCGCGAAGCCATGGCCCGTTGCGCCGTGGACAACCTGTTGGCTGCGCTGTCGGGCAAACGCCCGGCTAACCTGGTGAACTGA
- a CDS encoding polyamine ABC transporter substrate-binding protein yields MKRMTTLLPLMLVGTLCQAAETVKVYNWSDYIAPDTMKNFQHDTGIGFTYDVFDSNETLDGKLMTGNSGYDVVFPSNHFMARQIQGGALKKLDKSQLPNWKNLNPVLLKALEVNDPGNEHGFPYLWGSTGIGYNVAKVKAVLGDNAPVDSWDLIFKPENMEKLSKCGVAILDNGPEVLPAALNYLGLPHHSKNPEDYKKAEALLLKVRPYISYFHSSKYTSDLANGNICVAVGFSGDILQAATRAKEANHGIEIGYSIPKEGAAIWFDMVAMPADAPDEKAAYSFMNYLLRPDVMAGISNYVHYANGNLQADALVSPEIKADTKVYPTPEMMGKLFALEAMPLNIDRVRTRLWTKIKAGE; encoded by the coding sequence ATGAAGCGTATGACTACCCTGTTGCCCCTAATGCTTGTCGGTACGTTGTGTCAGGCCGCCGAGACGGTGAAGGTCTATAACTGGTCGGACTATATTGCGCCCGACACGATGAAGAATTTCCAACACGACACCGGCATCGGGTTTACCTATGACGTGTTTGACAGCAACGAGACGCTGGACGGCAAGTTGATGACCGGCAACTCCGGGTATGACGTGGTGTTTCCGTCTAACCACTTCATGGCGCGGCAGATTCAAGGCGGGGCATTGAAGAAGCTCGACAAGAGCCAGTTGCCCAACTGGAAAAACCTCAACCCGGTGCTGCTCAAGGCCCTGGAGGTCAACGACCCTGGCAACGAGCATGGGTTCCCGTATTTGTGGGGCAGCACCGGGATTGGCTACAACGTGGCCAAGGTCAAGGCAGTACTCGGTGATAACGCGCCGGTCGACTCCTGGGACCTGATCTTTAAGCCCGAGAATATGGAAAAACTCAGCAAGTGCGGCGTCGCCATTCTCGACAACGGCCCGGAAGTCTTGCCCGCGGCGCTGAATTATCTGGGTTTGCCGCACCACAGCAAAAACCCGGAAGACTACAAAAAAGCGGAAGCGTTGCTGCTTAAAGTCCGGCCTTACATCAGCTATTTCCATTCATCGAAATACACCAGTGACTTGGCCAACGGCAATATCTGCGTCGCGGTAGGGTTCTCGGGCGACATCCTGCAAGCCGCTACGCGGGCCAAGGAAGCCAACCACGGCATCGAGATCGGTTACTCGATCCCCAAAGAAGGCGCTGCCATCTGGTTTGACATGGTTGCCATGCCCGCCGATGCGCCTGACGAAAAAGCCGCCTACAGCTTCATGAACTATTTGCTGCGTCCAGACGTGATGGCCGGCATCAGCAACTACGTGCATTACGCCAATGGCAACCTGCAAGCAGATGCCTTGGTCAGCCCTGAAATCAAGGCTGATACCAAGGTTTATCCAACACCCGAAATGATGGGCAAACTGTTTGCACTTGAGGCCATGCCGCTGAACATCGACCGGGTGCGCACCCGCCTGTGGACCAAAATCAAGGCGGGCGAGTAA
- a CDS encoding cupin domain-containing protein translates to MSITHFKNTAQVTLQESFPVAVPLGTPVAVTSVTCVERTDGVETGIWECTPGRWRRQIVQQEFCHFIQGRCTFTPDGGEAMTIEAGDALMLPANSTGIWDIQETVRKTYVLIF, encoded by the coding sequence ATGAGCATCACGCATTTTAAAAACACCGCCCAAGTAACCTTGCAAGAGTCGTTTCCAGTCGCTGTACCGCTGGGCACACCTGTGGCGGTCACGTCGGTGACGTGCGTTGAACGCACCGACGGTGTCGAAACCGGCATTTGGGAATGCACGCCGGGTCGTTGGCGGCGGCAGATTGTGCAACAAGAGTTTTGTCACTTTATCCAGGGCCGCTGCACCTTCACTCCTGATGGTGGTGAAGCCATGACCATAGAAGCGGGCGATGCACTGATGTTGCCTGCCAACAGCACCGGTATCTGGGACATCCAGGAAACCGTGCGCAAGACGTATGTATTGATCTTTTGA
- a CDS encoding FAD-dependent oxidoreductase codes for MPAWRAISLWMDQLEESLTPRPSLEHDLDVDVLIIGAGYTGLWTAYYLKRHAPELSVAIVEAQTAGFGASGRNGGWLMGNLLGEDRLLAGLSAEQRRESFDLLHGIPDEVKRVIDREGIDCDYRKGGALYCAARYPEQEATMRSYLAKLHAQGLNDADYRWLSQSELAQQIRVAKPYGGIFSAHVATLHPAKLVRGLARAVERMGVQIFEQSPVTQWQPGGARTTKAQVRSRWVVPAVEGYANTLAPLGRYQLPVQSLMVATEPLSEALWESIGLSQGQAFSESSRQVTYGQRTADNRLVFGARGGYQFGGRLRENFDLTEGEVELRRYLFGELFPQLKNVQISHAWGGNLGMSRRFQPHMLCDRQHAIALAGGYGGEGVGASHLGGRTLADLILERDTLEVKQPWVLTKGGLDALKAWEPEPCRWLGYNAIIRSFVYEDKTLANPDSPPWRRHFASRVAGFMEGFMQ; via the coding sequence ATGCCAGCATGGCGCGCGATCAGTTTATGGATGGACCAGCTTGAGGAGTCTCTGACGCCTCGGCCGTCGCTTGAGCACGACCTGGATGTCGACGTGCTGATCATTGGCGCTGGCTACACCGGGCTGTGGACTGCGTACTACCTTAAACGGCATGCGCCTGAGCTGAGCGTAGCTATTGTCGAGGCGCAGACTGCAGGTTTCGGTGCTTCGGGCCGCAACGGTGGCTGGCTGATGGGCAACCTGTTAGGCGAAGACCGTTTGCTCGCGGGTCTCTCTGCTGAGCAGCGTCGTGAGTCGTTCGATCTGTTGCACGGCATTCCCGATGAAGTGAAGCGCGTCATTGACCGCGAAGGCATCGACTGCGACTACCGCAAAGGTGGCGCCTTGTACTGTGCCGCGCGCTACCCCGAGCAAGAGGCCACGATGCGCAGCTATTTGGCCAAGCTGCATGCCCAAGGCTTGAATGACGCCGATTACCGCTGGCTGAGTCAGAGCGAGCTGGCGCAACAGATCCGGGTGGCCAAACCCTACGGCGGCATTTTCTCTGCGCATGTTGCGACCCTTCACCCGGCCAAGCTGGTGCGTGGATTGGCCCGCGCGGTTGAGCGCATGGGCGTGCAAATCTTTGAACAAAGCCCGGTCACCCAGTGGCAACCCGGTGGTGCCCGCACCACCAAGGCACAGGTGCGCAGCCGTTGGGTGGTACCGGCGGTGGAGGGTTATGCCAACACCCTGGCGCCGCTGGGGCGTTATCAGTTGCCGGTACAAAGTTTGATGGTGGCCACAGAGCCGTTGTCTGAGGCGTTGTGGGAGTCGATTGGCCTGTCGCAGGGCCAGGCTTTTAGCGAAAGCAGTCGCCAGGTCACCTATGGCCAGCGCACGGCCGATAACCGTCTGGTATTCGGCGCACGGGGTGGCTACCAGTTTGGTGGGCGCCTGCGCGAGAACTTCGACCTCACTGAGGGTGAAGTCGAGTTGCGTCGCTACCTGTTTGGCGAATTGTTCCCGCAATTGAAAAACGTCCAGATCAGCCATGCCTGGGGCGGCAACCTGGGCATGTCACGGCGTTTCCAGCCGCACATGCTCTGCGACCGCCAGCACGCTATTGCGCTGGCCGGGGGCTACGGGGGCGAGGGTGTTGGCGCCAGTCACTTGGGCGGCCGTACCTTGGCCGACCTGATTCTTGAGCGCGACACGCTGGAGGTAAAACAGCCGTGGGTGCTGACCAAGGGCGGACTGGACGCGCTCAAGGCCTGGGAGCCTGAGCCCTGCCGCTGGTTGGGTTACAACGCGATTATTCGCAGTTTTGTGTACGAAGACAAAACCCTGGCCAATCCCGACAGCCCGCCATGGCGTCGGCATTTTGCCAGTCGGGTGGCCGGTTTTATGGAAGGTTTTATGCAGTAA
- a CDS encoding helix-turn-helix domain-containing protein yields the protein MSLPDDDGPEQTRATGETVMRYHLCWKHRDLDGVMALYHPGVRYHDFFQNRVMTLDELREYVQLSMPRAPDEALEHSDRIRLDGNTAFIQYRMTLRGSQGLVSFRASEAITVRDGLIWRVNEYASLVHEAAPNSDQQPSLRPAVSRLGLSARQLSFMAQDLQSYFQHQQPYLDPNLDLQQVANACGYTRNQMSYLLNQVLGQSFYRYVNQARLRHVLAAMDAAVTPIKVDDVAFSAGFNSISAFYSCFRQHTGQSPKAYAKQISLRVRTQDVS from the coding sequence ATGTCATTACCCGACGACGATGGCCCCGAGCAAACCCGCGCCACTGGCGAAACTGTCATGCGCTATCACTTGTGCTGGAAGCACAGGGATCTAGACGGGGTCATGGCGCTTTATCATCCCGGCGTGCGCTATCACGACTTCTTTCAAAACCGGGTCATGACCCTCGATGAGCTGCGCGAGTACGTGCAATTGTCGATGCCCAGAGCCCCGGATGAAGCCCTGGAACACAGTGACCGGATTCGTCTGGACGGCAACACGGCGTTTATTCAATACCGCATGACCTTGCGTGGTAGCCAGGGCTTGGTGTCGTTCCGTGCCAGTGAGGCCATTACCGTGCGCGACGGCTTGATCTGGCGGGTCAATGAATACGCCTCGCTGGTGCACGAGGCCGCTCCAAACAGCGACCAGCAACCTTCGCTGCGGCCTGCGGTCAGCCGCCTCGGGCTCTCGGCTCGGCAATTGAGTTTTATGGCGCAAGACCTGCAAAGCTACTTTCAACACCAGCAACCCTACCTTGACCCCAATCTGGACCTGCAACAGGTCGCCAACGCGTGTGGCTATACGCGCAATCAGATGTCGTATTTGCTCAATCAGGTATTGGGACAAAGCTTTTATCGCTATGTGAATCAGGCCCGGCTGCGGCATGTGCTGGCGGCGATGGATGCAGCGGTGACACCGATCAAAGTCGATGACGTGGCTTTTTCGGCGGGGTTCAATTCAATTTCGGCGTTTTACAGCTGTTTTCGCCAGCACACCGGCCAGTCACCCAAGGCTTACGCCAAACAAATTTCTTTGCGGGTACGCACGCAAGACGTTTCCTGA
- a CDS encoding DUF1652 domain-containing protein codes for MKPLGTVDKFSFPNACQLMRWHFHPIGFEATMDAPKSMVARLFDRATGETMIAIAGIPCATSMSTGEVARIIQAVEDELESFVPPMAWQA; via the coding sequence ATGAAACCCCTAGGCACCGTCGATAAATTCAGCTTCCCCAACGCCTGCCAACTGATGCGCTGGCACTTTCACCCAATTGGCTTCGAAGCGACCATGGATGCGCCCAAAAGCATGGTGGCCCGGCTGTTTGACCGCGCCACGGGCGAAACCATGATTGCCATTGCAGGCATCCCCTGCGCAACCAGCATGAGTACCGGCGAAGTGGCACGGATCATCCAGGCCGTTGAAGACGAACTGGAAAGCTTCGTACCGCCGATGGCGTGGCAGGCTTAA
- a CDS encoding UvrD-helicase domain-containing protein, producing the protein MPQHIPEQPEQLVPDTQLPWLKRLAARMFGSGLSRLRAQHAASWLQGQADGFRSGHSAGVDYGFQEGHAEGIEEGRQVLFISDTRPQVLRAPGIDDNLFDDWRLPLGPELKKQIKADVASLLPEHAQPSAAQWKMIFSDTPSTSVVAGAGAGKSTSLVLRILLLTHYLGFELSSMTVVTFTRESRKDFISKLQEIFTLWGRTLSLKEARDVVRTFHSRILPMVRSLPGYSQLQAFETLNTRSLLNDDEGDSNPFDLRINDAQRQQLNTCYHALYTRDERFRETLAPLCRHALQLKELERDHPDVQKRMAVTELAAKRDEELCDTLEDLWFAAGAWPIKGIEPNRETLEINGSAFHCHGYIAQLDAWIVLGFDPRENPQICRPGAKLSVRAEWAVKRTLFRAFCNKPLIWLETYADAKRVIASLAGDASAGPGFDYKLKGELSSAPLLDCFVTAASFIENLGLDVAAAVGDMRFAKDDPDRFFFEALSLFWRALEDHLLAQTPPVMTYNRMFSLFGENTPQNFKLLSHEQLRPLSHLMIDEFQDVSPQIVSWLRASLREIRSRGPAMHVGRGAQRSSLLCVGDDWQSIYGWRGSSPKFFMEFNKEFPSPATTRVMLSDNFRSHQHIIDAAEHIVRAAPSIPGKRAKASGEPKVPVPVNVLSRDDQDLAARLAEHYNAGDRILMLYRKSSDKLLIEKDIQSVVNVDSRLAPEDRRLKQLTYHSSKGLQADAVFLLGDCQHLTSSPYKNQVYRMAGLGKDGDPDPYDNAQKDEVLRLAYVGITRAIKHCYWYLENQDAQGPNIPKASDRIPKGKAFFEDLRGAKLDAG; encoded by the coding sequence GTGCCGCAACACATTCCCGAACAGCCTGAACAACTTGTCCCTGATACCCAACTGCCATGGCTTAAGCGCCTGGCTGCGCGAATGTTTGGCAGCGGTTTAAGCCGCTTGCGCGCCCAGCATGCGGCTTCCTGGTTGCAAGGACAGGCTGACGGATTCCGTAGCGGGCACAGCGCCGGGGTCGATTATGGCTTTCAGGAAGGCCACGCCGAAGGGATAGAAGAGGGACGCCAAGTGCTGTTTATCAGTGACACGCGCCCGCAGGTGCTTCGTGCGCCCGGCATTGATGACAACCTGTTTGACGACTGGCGCCTGCCGCTGGGGCCCGAGCTGAAAAAGCAGATCAAAGCCGATGTCGCCAGTCTGTTGCCCGAGCACGCGCAACCAAGCGCGGCGCAGTGGAAGATGATTTTCAGTGATACCCCATCAACCTCGGTAGTCGCGGGTGCCGGGGCGGGCAAATCGACCTCGCTGGTGCTGCGAATCCTGTTGCTGACCCATTACTTGGGGTTTGAACTCAGTTCGATGACAGTGGTGACCTTTACCCGTGAGTCGCGCAAGGATTTCATCAGCAAGCTGCAAGAGATTTTCACCCTTTGGGGTCGCACCTTGAGCCTTAAAGAGGCCCGTGATGTGGTGCGTACTTTCCACTCACGCATTTTGCCGATGGTGCGCAGCTTGCCTGGCTATAGCCAGCTACAGGCTTTTGAAACCCTCAACACGCGCAGCCTGCTGAACGACGATGAAGGTGACAGCAACCCGTTTGACCTGCGCATCAACGATGCTCAGCGCCAACAGCTCAATACCTGCTATCACGCCCTCTATACCCGTGATGAACGCTTTCGTGAGACGTTGGCACCGCTTTGTCGGCATGCCCTGCAGCTCAAGGAGCTGGAGCGCGATCACCCGGATGTGCAAAAACGCATGGCGGTGACTGAGTTGGCCGCCAAGCGTGACGAAGAGCTGTGCGACACCCTTGAAGATCTCTGGTTTGCTGCAGGCGCGTGGCCCATTAAAGGCATTGAGCCCAACCGAGAAACGCTGGAGATCAATGGCTCGGCGTTTCATTGCCATGGCTATATTGCGCAACTGGATGCCTGGATCGTGCTCGGGTTTGACCCGCGTGAGAACCCGCAGATTTGCCGCCCGGGCGCCAAGTTAAGCGTGCGCGCTGAATGGGCTGTCAAGCGCACACTATTTCGAGCTTTCTGTAATAAGCCACTGATTTGGTTGGAAACCTATGCAGATGCAAAGCGCGTTATTGCCTCGTTGGCAGGCGATGCCAGCGCCGGTCCTGGCTTTGATTACAAGCTCAAGGGCGAACTGAGTTCAGCGCCATTGCTGGACTGTTTCGTCACTGCTGCGAGCTTTATCGAAAACCTGGGCCTGGACGTGGCCGCGGCTGTCGGTGACATGCGGTTCGCCAAGGATGACCCGGACCGGTTCTTTTTCGAGGCCTTGAGCCTGTTTTGGCGAGCGCTCGAAGACCATCTGTTGGCGCAAACGCCGCCGGTGATGACCTACAACCGCATGTTTTCGCTGTTCGGCGAAAACACCCCGCAAAACTTCAAACTGCTGAGCCACGAACAACTGCGGCCGTTGTCGCACTTGATGATTGACGAGTTTCAGGACGTGTCGCCGCAGATCGTCTCGTGGTTACGGGCCAGCTTGCGTGAGATTCGCAGCCGTGGTCCGGCGATGCATGTCGGGCGGGGCGCTCAGCGTTCATCGTTGCTGTGTGTCGGCGATGACTGGCAATCAATCTATGGTTGGCGTGGCAGTTCGCCGAAATTCTTTATGGAGTTCAACAAAGAATTCCCGTCGCCTGCCACTACGCGGGTGATGCTCAGCGACAACTTCCGCAGTCACCAGCACATCATCGACGCAGCGGAACACATCGTGCGTGCAGCGCCGTCCATTCCCGGAAAACGGGCCAAGGCCAGCGGCGAGCCGAAGGTGCCAGTGCCGGTGAATGTCTTGAGCCGGGACGATCAAGACCTGGCGGCGCGCTTGGCTGAGCACTATAACGCCGGCGATCGTATCTTGATGTTGTATCGAAAAAGTAGCGATAAATTATTGATTGAAAAGGATATACAGTCAGTAGTTAATGTGGATTCTAGATTGGCACCCGAAGACCGCAGACTCAAACAACTGACCTATCACAGCTCCAAGGGCTTGCAGGCGGATGCTGTTTTTCTGTTGGGTGATTGCCAGCACCTGACCTCGTCACCGTACAAGAATCAGGTCTACCGCATGGCGGGTTTGGGCAAGGACGGTGACCCGGATCCGTACGACAACGCGCAGAAAGACGAAGTCCTGCGCCTGGCGTATGTGGGCATCACCCGGGCGATCAAACATTGCTATTGGTATCTGGAAAACCAGGACGCTCAAGGGCCGAACATCCCCAAAGCGTCGGATCGGATCCCTAAGGGCAAGGCGTTTTTTGAAGATCTACGCGGTGCCAAGCTCGATGCCGGTTAG
- a CDS encoding pirin family protein: protein MLELRPFNTLGGANHGWLDAHHHFSFAEYYDPTRMNWGNLRVWNDDVIAPGTGFPKHPHRDMEIITYVREGAISHEDNLGNKGRTEAGDVQVMSAGTGIAHSEYNMESTPTKIFQIWIIPNQEGDAPSWGAKPFPKGQREGFVTLASGKQGDHESLTIRADARLVAANLKAGESVEYRLDSGRRAYLVPATGVIEVNGLRAQARDGVAVVDESVLRVTAIEDSEIVLVDVA, encoded by the coding sequence ATGCTTGAACTCAGACCCTTCAACACCCTGGGCGGCGCAAACCACGGCTGGCTGGATGCCCATCATCACTTTTCGTTCGCCGAGTACTACGACCCAACACGCATGAACTGGGGCAACTTGCGCGTGTGGAATGACGACGTGATCGCCCCCGGCACTGGTTTTCCAAAGCACCCGCATCGCGACATGGAGATCATCACCTATGTACGTGAAGGCGCGATCAGCCATGAAGACAACCTGGGCAACAAAGGCCGCACCGAGGCTGGCGACGTGCAGGTCATGAGCGCAGGCACCGGGATTGCCCACAGCGAATACAACATGGAGTCGACGCCGACCAAAATCTTCCAGATCTGGATCATTCCCAATCAGGAAGGTGATGCACCTTCGTGGGGCGCCAAGCCGTTCCCTAAAGGTCAGCGCGAAGGATTTGTCACCTTGGCCAGTGGCAAGCAAGGCGACCACGAGAGCCTGACCATTCGTGCTGATGCACGTTTAGTAGCGGCTAACCTCAAGGCTGGAGAAAGCGTTGAGTACCGCTTGGACAGCGGCCGTCGCGCCTACCTGGTTCCGGCGACCGGCGTGATTGAGGTCAACGGCCTGCGAGCACAAGCCCGCGATGGCGTGGCTGTCGTCGACGAAAGCGTGCTGCGGGTAACGGCGATTGAAGACAGCGAAATCGTACTGGTGGATGTCGCCTGA
- the punC gene encoding purine nucleoside transporter PunC — MKNSFGFTCYLAGLSMLGYLAMDMYLPAFGTLRSELGLSAGAVGASLSIFLAGFAFGQLLWGPLSDRLGRKPVLLMGLSMFALGCLGMLWVDNTGLLLGLRFIQAIGICAAAVTWQALVIDRYPADQANRVFAGIMPLMGLSPALAPLLGAVVLNHLGWQAIFGVLLGLSLLLIIPTLLLKEKARSFNVAKRATAQVGYWKLLCSATFSGNVMIFAACSASFFAWLTASPFILGDMGYSPSDIGLSYALPTLAFMVGGYGCRSALQRIKGRTLLPWLLLAYCASMLGLYGVATQTEPTLATLLIPFCLMALVNGASYPIVVANALMPFSENSGKAAGLQNTLQLGLCFLSSLLVSTYISQPLQITVEVMLATAPLAVLGYVIQRRKANAEALAVS; from the coding sequence ATGAAGAATTCTTTTGGTTTTACCTGTTATCTCGCCGGACTGAGCATGCTGGGTTACTTGGCGATGGACATGTACCTGCCGGCTTTCGGCACATTGCGCAGTGAGCTGGGCCTGTCAGCCGGTGCAGTGGGGGCGAGTTTGAGCATCTTTTTGGCCGGTTTTGCGTTCGGTCAGTTGTTGTGGGGGCCGCTCTCGGACCGATTGGGGCGTAAACCCGTGCTGCTGATGGGCTTGTCGATGTTCGCGCTGGGCTGCCTGGGCATGCTGTGGGTCGACAATACTGGGCTGTTGCTGGGCTTGCGGTTTATCCAGGCCATCGGTATTTGCGCGGCAGCGGTCACCTGGCAAGCACTGGTGATTGACCGCTATCCGGCCGATCAGGCCAATCGAGTATTTGCTGGCATTATGCCGCTGATGGGTTTGTCACCTGCGTTGGCCCCGCTGTTGGGCGCTGTGGTGCTGAATCACTTGGGGTGGCAGGCCATTTTCGGCGTGTTGCTGGGGTTGTCGCTGTTGCTGATTATTCCGACCCTGTTGCTTAAAGAAAAAGCGCGCAGCTTCAACGTTGCCAAGCGTGCAACGGCGCAGGTGGGCTACTGGAAGCTGCTGTGTTCCGCCACTTTTAGCGGCAACGTGATGATTTTCGCAGCGTGCTCGGCCAGTTTCTTCGCTTGGCTGACGGCTTCACCGTTCATCTTGGGCGACATGGGCTACAGCCCAAGTGACATTGGTCTGAGTTACGCGCTGCCGACCCTGGCCTTTATGGTGGGTGGGTATGGTTGTCGCAGCGCCTTGCAGCGCATCAAGGGCCGCACGCTGTTGCCATGGCTGCTGCTGGCCTACTGCGCAAGCATGCTCGGGTTGTATGGGGTCGCCACGCAAACCGAGCCAACACTGGCAACCTTGCTGATTCCGTTTTGCCTGATGGCGTTGGTTAACGGGGCCAGCTACCCGATTGTGGTGGCCAACGCGCTGATGCCGTTCTCGGAAAATTCTGGCAAGGCAGCCGGATTGCAGAACACCTTGCAGTTGGGATTGTGCTTTCTGAGCAGTTTGCTGGTGTCGACTTACATCAGCCAGCCGCTGCAAATCACTGTCGAAGTGATGCTGGCCACGGCGCCGTTGGCAGTCTTGGGGTATGTGATTCAGCGGCGCAAGGCAAACGCCGAGGCTCTCGCCGTGTCCTGA
- the punR gene encoding DNA-binding transcriptional activator PunR, translating to MWSEYSLDVIDAVARHGSFSGAAQELHRVPSAISYTVRQLEQWLAVPLFVRRHRDVELTPAGHVFVKEARDVMKKMLGTRRLCQQVANGWSGQLRVGVDSIVKHPRCRQLVLDFYRHFPDVELIVHYEVYNGVWDALVDGRTDIVIGATRAVPVAGSFAFRDMGSLHWLCVASPSHPLTSIKGTLHDEQLRPYPSLCMDDTSRNLPKRDTWTLDNQRRMMVPDWAAGLACLSDGLCVGMVPAHLAQPLIEQGRLVALQLQRPFPASPSCIAWAQNNHSPAMSWLLEYLGDTPTLNQEWLNESAAQP from the coding sequence ATGTGGTCCGAATACTCTCTGGACGTGATCGATGCAGTGGCTCGCCACGGCAGTTTCAGCGGCGCAGCGCAGGAGCTGCATCGGGTGCCATCCGCCATCAGTTACACCGTGCGTCAACTCGAACAGTGGCTCGCCGTGCCATTGTTTGTTCGCCGTCACCGGGATGTCGAACTGACACCCGCCGGGCACGTTTTTGTCAAAGAAGCCCGCGACGTAATGAAAAAAATGCTGGGCACCCGACGCCTGTGCCAGCAGGTGGCCAATGGCTGGAGTGGCCAGTTGCGGGTGGGCGTGGACTCGATCGTTAAACATCCGCGGTGTCGGCAATTGGTGCTCGATTTCTATCGGCACTTTCCCGATGTGGAGCTGATTGTGCATTACGAGGTGTACAACGGCGTGTGGGATGCGCTGGTCGACGGGCGGACTGACATTGTTATTGGTGCCACACGCGCAGTGCCGGTAGCCGGCAGTTTTGCCTTCCGCGACATGGGCTCTCTGCACTGGTTGTGCGTGGCGAGCCCATCACATCCCTTGACCTCAATCAAAGGCACGCTCCACGACGAACAACTGCGCCCCTACCCGTCACTGTGCATGGACGACACGTCACGCAACCTGCCCAAACGCGACACCTGGACCCTGGATAACCAGCGACGAATGATGGTGCCCGACTGGGCTGCGGGGCTGGCTTGCCTGAGTGACGGGCTGTGCGTCGGCATGGTGCCTGCGCATTTGGCGCAACCGCTGATTGAACAAGGCCGCTTGGTTGCCTTGCAGTTGCAGCGCCCCTTCCCGGCCAGCCCTTCGTGCATCGCCTGGGCTCAAAACAATCACTCCCCAGCCATGAGTTGGCTGCTGGAATATCTGGGCGACACACCGACGTTGAACCAGGAGTGGCTCAACGAAAGCGCTGCTCAGCCTTAG
- a CDS encoding DUF4174 domain-containing protein produces the protein MFIRLLILASVLVTSIVQAVEVPSPLEQDRGKFRPLIIVTRTEADPTLANLKTALKDPANRQGFDERNMVLYTIAGITGKREGKDLEPQSTMSLIRGLKPGMIIDKAKVILIGKDGEKKLEDEGDVDLKKLFATIDALPASEKETQAQAEVIAPDKTSASNKAAKPAKPTKAPKALDD, from the coding sequence ATGTTTATCCGTTTATTGATCCTCGCCAGTGTTCTGGTGACGAGTATTGTGCAGGCTGTCGAAGTGCCAAGCCCTCTTGAACAGGATCGCGGGAAATTTCGCCCATTGATCATCGTTACCCGTACAGAGGCTGATCCGACATTGGCCAATCTCAAAACAGCACTGAAAGACCCGGCCAATCGGCAGGGTTTTGACGAGCGCAATATGGTGCTTTACACGATTGCTGGAATTACCGGTAAACGCGAAGGCAAGGACCTCGAGCCGCAATCCACGATGTCGCTGATTCGCGGGCTCAAGCCGGGGATGATCATTGACAAGGCCAAAGTGATTTTGATCGGCAAGGATGGCGAGAAAAAGCTTGAAGACGAAGGTGACGTCGACCTCAAAAAACTGTTCGCTACCATTGATGCCTTGCCCGCCAGTGAAAAAGAAACCCAGGCGCAGGCTGAGGTGATTGCACCCGACAAGACGAGCGCCTCGAACAAGGCAGCCAAGCCTGCAAAACCCACCAAGGCCCCCAAAGCGCTGGATGACTGA